A stretch of Camelina sativa cultivar DH55 chromosome 18, Cs, whole genome shotgun sequence DNA encodes these proteins:
- the LOC104761476 gene encoding uncharacterized protein LOC104761476, with protein sequence MKFLLELVVPCFGSQQFQESTAATADDSVSEETQTLMKQRRRRKRVRVAGQPGQIAEWRPSLSVISETKPAITEKSVKDEEKKKVRRKSEGNDGGDATSSRSGGGHVRFRSDDFGRNAFEPVIPAFSPTPFMF encoded by the exons ATGAAATTCTTGTTGGAGCTAGTCGTGCCTTGTTTCGGTTCACAGCAGTTCCAAGAATCCACCGCCGCAACCGCAGACGATTCGGTTTCAGAAGAAACGCAAACGCTAATGAAACAGCGAAGGCGGCGGAAACGTGTTAGAGTAGCTGGTCAACCTGGACAGATAGCAGAGTGGAGACCGTCACTTAGCGTTATATCGGAGACCAAACCGGCTATAACGGAGAAATCGGTAAAGgacgaagagaaaaagaaagttcGTCGGAAAAGTGAAGGCAACGACGGCGGAGATGCCACGTCGTCACGATCGGGCGGTGGTCATGTTCGTTTCCGTAGTGACGATTTCGG GAGGAATGCTTTTGAACCGGTGATCCCGGCGTTCTCACCGACTCCGTTCATGTTTTGA